Within the Laspinema palackyanum D2c genome, the region GATGCGGGTTTGAGTGTTGCTGATGCAGCTTTACCCCATACAATTCCGCCGGAAGTTGCGCAACTGAATTTGTTTACATGAGCGATATTCCTATCACCCTAGCGGTTGAAGATGTTTTGAGTGAAGCAGTGCTCCGGGAAATGCTGAAGCAATCTCAGCGACCTTTTTCCATTGGAAATTGCTTAAATAGGGGAGGGTATGGCTATCTCAAAAGAATTGTTCCAGGATTAAATAAGGCGGCTCAGGGGATGCCTTATTTAGTTTTAACGGATTTAGATCAATATGAATGTCCCCTCACCATTATTTCTCATTGGTTGGATACACCTAAACACCCCAATCTTATCTTTAGAGTTGCAGTTAGAGAAGTAGAAGCCTGGTTGTTAGCTGATCGCGAGGCATTTGCAGAATTTCTGGGGATTTCAGTCACTTTAATTCCTCAAGATGTCGATGCGATCGCCGATCCAAAACAAAAACTAATTAATTTAGCCAGAAAATCCAAGAACAAAACTCTCCGCGAAGGGATTGTTCCCAACTCTAAAACCACCGCTAAAATCGGGAGAAATTACAATGGTCAACTGATTCCATTTGTCAAGCAAATCTGGAAGGTGGACTCAGCAATTCCTAACTCTTCCAGTTTGGAACGTGCCATGAAGGCGCTGCTCACCTTCCAGCCGAACTACGAAACATGAGTAATCAATAAATATAGGGGCGATTCGTTTTCTCGCCCCTCCATTTAAGGTAGATTCTGCCAGACTGTGTAAGCCTTAATTCCCTTACAACTGTTTGACTTCTGAGACCAATTTATTAATCACCTCTTTGGCGCTACCAAACAGCATCATGGTCTTATCTTTGTAGAACAAATCATTATCAATCCCGGCAAATCCGGTACTCATCCCGCGTTTGATAACAATGGTATGACTGGCTTTATCTACTTCCAAAATTGGCATTCCGTAGATGGGACTGCCGGAATTGTCTCGGGCGGCAGGATTGACTACATCGTTCGCGCCAATCACTAAGGCGACATCAGTGCGATCAAATTCGGCATTGATATCTTCCATGTCATACAACTGTTCGTAAGGCACATTGGCCTCCGCTAGTAAGACGTTCATGTGTCCAGGCATCCGACCCGCTACGGGGTGAATGGCATATTTGACTTCTACGCCTAATCGGTCTAATTGATCGGCCAATTCTCGGACTGCGTGCTGTGCTTGGGCGACGGCCATGCCATATCCGGGAACGATGACGACGGAACGGGCATATCCTAACATCATCGCACTTTCTTCGGAGTCGATGGAGCGGACGGTTTTATCGCCCATGTCCCCAGTAGCATCAGCAGTTCCGCCACCTTCCCCGGTTCCGAAGGCGGCAAACAGGACGTTGGTCAGCGATCGGTTCATCGCTTTACACATAATCACGGTCAGGATGATCCCCGAGGCACCGACTAAGGCACCGGCGACGATCAGCATATTATTCATGACCACGAAACCGGCAGCGGATGCAGCTAAACCCGAAAAAGAGTTTAACAGGGAAATCACCACGGGCATATCCCCGCCGCCAATGGGAATCACGAACATGACACCCAGGACTAAGGAAACGCCGGTTAAGGCCAAAAATACTGGGGTATTTAAGGGATTGAAGGCTAAATATACACTGCCAACGAGGAAACCGCCGAAGAGGAGGGCGTTGACAGGTTGTTGCAAGGGAAAGGTAATCGGTCTGCCGGTGACGAGTCCTTGCAATTTAGCAAAGGCCATGAGAGAACCTGTAAAGGTAATCCCCCCGATTAAGATGCCGAGTAAGGCGGTGATGGTGGTATCCAGGGGTGGTTCCTGGAATTTTTGATAGTAGCGCCAGAATTCACCGACGGCAATGAGGGCAGAGGCAGCACCCCCAAATCCGTTGAAGAGACCGACCATCTGCGGCATGGCGGTCATTTCCACTTTCTGGGCGGAGACAACTCCAATCACGGAACCGATCGCAATCCCAATCAAAATCATCTCGTAATTGAGCACTTGGCGATCGAGTAGAGTTGCCACGATCGCCAATAACATCCCCACCGATGCTAATAAATTTCCGTTGCGGGCCGTCGCCGGTGAACTCAACTGTTTCAGACCGACGAAAAATAAGGATGATGCTACTAAATAGCTTAACTGTATTCCAGTTGGGATTAATTCGCTCACGCTTTCACCTCTTTTTTCTTGAACATTTGCAACATCCGATCGGTCACGAGAAATCCACCGACAACATTAATGGTGGAAAACACGACGGCAATTAATCCTAAAATCACCGTAACACTCCAATCCCGGTCTCCGGCAACGATGATTGCACCTAAAAGGGCAATCCCGGAAATCGCATTCGCCCCGGACATTAAGGGGGTATGCAGGGTGGGTGGTACTTTGTTGATGACTTCAAATCCAGCAAATGAAGCTAGAACAAACACAAATAAAGCAGAAATGATGGCTTCGGGCATCTTGATTCAATACTCCGGTTGATTGGTTCTTGGGAAAATATAGCGGTATTCGGGTGAATGTAATTTTAAGAAGTGCGAGCATCTTGCTCGCTAAACATGAACATTAGCGAGCAAGATGCTCGCACTCCTTAATAATCCAACATTCAGACTTGACCTCAGTTGCGAAGAAAACCGCTTGAGGAAGACCGATAAAGGATGAATTTTCATCCTTCATCCTTCATCCTTCATCCTTCATCCTTCATCCTTCCCAAAATTACACTTTTCCCCCAACAACTTCTAACGCTTCCCGCACTCGGGAGTTGCGAATTTCATGACCGTGGGCAACGCAGGTACTGCCGATAATTTCGTCAGAAAAATCTAGGTTTAAGGCGTTGTCTTTGATCATGTACTGAATGAATGTGGCGATATTTTTTGAGTACATTTGCGACGCATGGACGGGCATGGAAGCGGGTAAGTTAATCGGACCGACTATGGTTACACCATTGCGAACGATATCTTTTCCGGCTTCGGTATAGGCGCAGTTGCCCCCTTGTTCCGCAGCTAAGTCCACGATCGCCGCCCCGGGTTTCATCCGCGCAAACATTTCCTCGGTAATTAGTCTCGGCGCTTTTTTGCCGGGAACTTGTGCTGTGGTAATCACAATATCGGCAGCAGCCACCGTATCGGAAAGCACTTCCTGGGTGCGTCGCTTGGATTCTTCGGAAATTTCGCGGGCATATCCCCCTTCTGCCACGGTTTCTTCATCAAGTTTGACCTCGACGAATTTGGCCCCAAGGCTTTGTACTTCTTCTTTCACCGCAGGGCGAATGTCGAAGGCTTCCACCACGGCACCGAGACGACGGGCAGTGGCGATCGCCTGCAATCCGGCCACCCCTGCACCCATTACCAACACTTTCGCCGGTCGAATGGTCCCGGCAGCGGTGGTTAACATGGGGAAGAATTTCGGGGCAGTGGCAGCCGCCAGCAGGACCGCTTTATATCCGGCGATCGCCGCTTGGGAGGAAAGGGCATCCATGCTTTGGGCTTTAGTGGTCCGGGGGATCATTTCCATACTGAAGGCGGTGATTCCCCTTTGGGCGAGGCGATCGACGATGACTGGATTACCCAGGGGATTCAGAAAACTGACCAGTGCACTGCCTTCGCGCAGTTTGTGAATTTCCTCTTCCCTAGGGGCCGCCACTTTCAGCAATAAGTCCGCTTCGCCCCACAGTTGAGCGCTATCGGCCACAATCTTAGCGCCAGCAGATTCATAAGCGTCATCGTAAAAAAACGATTGCTCTCCTGCGCCAGCTTCCACGAAAATTTCGAGTCCGGCTTTGACTAACCGCGCCACCATATCTGGGATTAAGGCAACGCGACGTTCTCCCACTTCGATTTCTTTTGCTACAGCTATTTTCATCGTTTCTCCTTATGGGTTAGACCCATTAAATTAGTGAGGGGGACTGAACAAGGCAGGGGGTAGGGTAGCCTCTCTTCGGGGGTGAGTGATGACTACCGGGGCTTTTTGAGCGCTCTTCTCTCAATGGTGTTAAGTTTACTAATTTTTTTGGGGGTGGCTGATCCCGGAGGGATGGTGCTTTCTATTAGCAAGGGTAGAGACATCCGTGGTACTTTCTACAGGTTAGGGAGTGCGCTTCAAGTTGAGAAACCATGACATCCGTCAACTGATTGCTGAGAAACTGGGGTTGAGCTTTTGCCGTTTTGCATCGTATTCGATCCCCACGCACTTGTCCATTTTTTATCTATTCTGGGTAAATTT harbors:
- a CDS encoding NAD(P) transhydrogenase subunit alpha → MPEAIISALFVFVLASFAGFEVINKVPPTLHTPLMSGANAISGIALLGAIIVAGDRDWSVTVILGLIAVVFSTINVVGGFLVTDRMLQMFKKKEVKA
- a CDS encoding NAD(P)(+) transhydrogenase (Re/Si-specific) subunit beta; protein product: MSELIPTGIQLSYLVASSLFFVGLKQLSSPATARNGNLLASVGMLLAIVATLLDRQVLNYEMILIGIAIGSVIGVVSAQKVEMTAMPQMVGLFNGFGGAASALIAVGEFWRYYQKFQEPPLDTTITALLGILIGGITFTGSLMAFAKLQGLVTGRPITFPLQQPVNALLFGGFLVGSVYLAFNPLNTPVFLALTGVSLVLGVMFVIPIGGGDMPVVISLLNSFSGLAASAAGFVVMNNMLIVAGALVGASGIILTVIMCKAMNRSLTNVLFAAFGTGEGGGTADATGDMGDKTVRSIDSEESAMMLGYARSVVIVPGYGMAVAQAQHAVRELADQLDRLGVEVKYAIHPVAGRMPGHMNVLLAEANVPYEQLYDMEDINAEFDRTDVALVIGANDVVNPAARDNSGSPIYGMPILEVDKASHTIVIKRGMSTGFAGIDNDLFYKDKTMMLFGSAKEVINKLVSEVKQL
- a CDS encoding Re/Si-specific NAD(P)(+) transhydrogenase subunit alpha, with the protein product MKIAVAKEIEVGERRVALIPDMVARLVKAGLEIFVEAGAGEQSFFYDDAYESAGAKIVADSAQLWGEADLLLKVAAPREEEIHKLREGSALVSFLNPLGNPVIVDRLAQRGITAFSMEMIPRTTKAQSMDALSSQAAIAGYKAVLLAAATAPKFFPMLTTAAGTIRPAKVLVMGAGVAGLQAIATARRLGAVVEAFDIRPAVKEEVQSLGAKFVEVKLDEETVAEGGYAREISEESKRRTQEVLSDTVAAADIVITTAQVPGKKAPRLITEEMFARMKPGAAIVDLAAEQGGNCAYTEAGKDIVRNGVTIVGPINLPASMPVHASQMYSKNIATFIQYMIKDNALNLDFSDEIIGSTCVAHGHEIRNSRVREALEVVGGKV